The following proteins are encoded in a genomic region of Mycobacterium kiyosense:
- a CDS encoding membrane protein encodes MAALSRNIARISLAGVLIFAGIGHLTFARTTFHAQVPRWLPLDTDFVVVASGVVEILLGAALLLLTRRRTFVGWAVAVFFVLVFPGNISQFVTHTNAFGLDSDLSRAIRLLFQPLLVVWALWCTQARAQN; translated from the coding sequence ATGGCCGCCCTGTCGCGAAACATCGCCCGAATCTCTCTGGCGGGCGTGCTGATCTTCGCGGGCATCGGGCATCTGACCTTTGCCCGAACCACTTTTCACGCGCAGGTGCCCCGGTGGCTGCCGTTGGACACCGACTTTGTGGTCGTCGCCTCGGGTGTGGTGGAAATCCTTCTCGGAGCGGCGCTGCTACTGCTGACCCGGCGGCGCACCTTCGTGGGCTGGGCGGTGGCGGTGTTCTTCGTCTTGGTGTTTCCCGGCAATATCTCCCAATTCGTGACGCACACAAACGCGTTCGGGCTCGACTCCGACCTGTCCCGGGCCATCCGGTTGTTGTTTCAGCCGCTGCTGGTGGTCTGGGCGCTGTGGTGCACCCAGGCCCGGGCTCAGAATTGA
- a CDS encoding oxidoreductase yields MVNELTDKVAAVTGGAAGLGRGMVERFVAEGARVVIADVARDRGEELAESLGPAAVFQQTDVSDQQQVAAVVAAAVERFGGLHVMVNNAGISGPLRRLLDEDFEDFHRVMGVNVLGVMAGTRDAARHMADHGGGSIINVTSIGGIQAGGGVMTYRASKAAVIQFTKSAAIDLARYEIRVNAIAPGNIATAILSTSANATDPAELARFEATIRQTMRDDRPLKREGTPDDVAEAALYFATDRSRYVTGTVLPVDGGTVAGKVNRSRKREN; encoded by the coding sequence GTGGTCAACGAATTGACGGACAAAGTTGCCGCCGTCACCGGAGGCGCTGCGGGTCTCGGCCGGGGCATGGTGGAGCGCTTCGTCGCCGAGGGTGCGCGGGTCGTCATCGCCGATGTGGCGCGAGACCGAGGCGAGGAGCTCGCGGAGTCCCTCGGCCCGGCCGCGGTGTTCCAGCAGACCGACGTCTCCGATCAGCAACAGGTGGCAGCCGTGGTCGCGGCGGCCGTCGAAAGATTCGGCGGACTGCATGTCATGGTGAACAACGCCGGAATATCCGGGCCGCTGCGTCGCCTGCTCGACGAGGACTTCGAAGACTTCCACCGGGTGATGGGGGTCAACGTGCTCGGCGTGATGGCCGGCACCCGGGATGCCGCCCGGCACATGGCCGATCACGGCGGTGGCTCCATCATCAACGTGACCTCCATCGGCGGAATTCAGGCAGGCGGCGGCGTGATGACCTACCGCGCATCCAAGGCCGCGGTCATCCAATTCACCAAGTCGGCAGCGATTGACTTGGCCCGCTACGAGATTCGGGTCAACGCCATCGCCCCGGGCAACATCGCGACCGCGATCTTGTCCACCTCGGCCAACGCGACGGATCCCGCGGAGCTGGCGCGTTTCGAGGCGACGATTCGCCAGACGATGCGCGACGACCGCCCGCTGAAGCGGGAAGGCACGCCCGACGACGTCGCGGAGGCGGCCCTGTATTTCGCCACCGACCGGTCGCGGTACGTCACCGGGACGGTGTTGCCGGTGGACGGGGGGACGGTGGCGGGCAAGGTGAATCGCTCGCGCAAACGCGAGAATTGA
- a CDS encoding LysR family transcriptional regulator — protein MKILVVGGTGLIGSQVVANLAELGHEAVSASPSSGVDTVTGEGVEQAVTGADVVVDVSNSPSFADDDVLRFFTTSTRNLLQAEQAAGVHNHVALSIVGTDRVPESGYLRAKAAQEKIIIESGAPYSIVRATQFFEFVTGIADSATEGGVVRLSHKAAIQPIAAADVATAVTRAALDEPLNAIINVAGPEKYSMDDFVRIGLAAHHDSREVVNDPAARYFGGLLDDHSIVPLEDEDVTIFPTSFGDWAADHLPNAT, from the coding sequence ATGAAGATCTTGGTCGTCGGCGGCACGGGACTGATCGGGTCGCAGGTCGTCGCCAACCTCGCCGAGCTCGGTCACGAAGCCGTTTCGGCGTCACCGAGTTCCGGTGTCGACACGGTGACCGGCGAAGGCGTCGAGCAAGCGGTGACCGGCGCGGACGTCGTCGTCGACGTGTCCAACTCGCCGTCATTCGCCGACGACGACGTGCTGAGATTCTTCACCACCTCGACCCGGAACCTGCTACAGGCAGAACAGGCCGCCGGAGTGCACAACCACGTCGCGCTCTCGATCGTGGGAACCGATCGCGTCCCGGAGAGCGGATACCTGCGCGCCAAGGCCGCCCAGGAGAAAATCATCATCGAGTCCGGAGCCCCATATTCGATCGTGCGGGCCACCCAGTTCTTCGAGTTCGTCACCGGAATCGCCGACTCGGCGACCGAAGGCGGGGTCGTGCGTCTGTCTCACAAGGCGGCGATCCAACCCATCGCGGCCGCCGACGTTGCCACCGCGGTCACCCGCGCGGCGCTCGACGAGCCACTCAACGCGATCATCAACGTGGCCGGGCCGGAAAAGTACAGCATGGACGACTTCGTGCGCATCGGCCTAGCCGCACATCATGATTCGCGCGAAGTCGTAAACGATCCCGCGGCTCGCTATTTCGGCGGCCTCCTAGACGACCACAGCATCGTGCCACTCGAGGACGAAGACGTGACGATCTTTCCGACGTCCTTCGGCGACTGGGCCGCTGACCACCTGCCCAACGCCACCTAG